Proteins from a genomic interval of Lolium perenne isolate Kyuss_39 chromosome 1, Kyuss_2.0, whole genome shotgun sequence:
- the LOC127295522 gene encoding uncharacterized protein: MTAEIKDPAAAAQPMHDRKLSHSNSFSTATESPLPSPAWSPAPPSSGERIPVSELDRQSSLSSTSSYESFYQIEAAAEPAADQEFVPTTLPPAVQTMMAQGQPGVPGYDPKRLPSSMFRTQSTCPAEWSATSDQSLFSIQLENSGELGGPLYGVGDLYYDAAGVFHRLSSATRLPVVPEVSSSTSPGSSSEGLCVKDDCGKCGSSMSTKSVRFAASTDSDCRPKPVSPALEATLEEGEAPATEPGAAADGWCCWPSLWWPSCACRACDCRCGDCRWS; encoded by the exons ATGACGGCCGAGATCAAGGATCCCGCCGCGGCCGCCCAGCCCATGCACGACCGCAAGCTATCCCACTCCAACTCCTTCTCGACGGCGACCGAATCACCGCTgccgtcgccggcttggtcgccggccCCACCATCGTCGGGCGAGAGAATCCCCGTCTCCGAGCTAGACAGGCAGTCGTCCttgtcctccacctcctcctacgAGAGCTTCTACCAGATCGAGGCCGCCGCCGAGCCGGCGGCGGATCAAGAGTTCGTGCCGACGACCCTTCCGCCGGCAGTCCAGACAATGATGGCGCAGGGGCAGCCCGGCGTTCCTGGGTACGACCCGAAGAGGCTCCCGTCGTCCATGTTCCGTACGCAGTCGACATGTCCCGCAGAATGGAGCGCCACCTCCGACCAGTCGCTGTTCAGCATCCAGCTCGAAAACTCCGGCGAGCTCGGTGGCCCGCTCTATGGCGTCGGCGACCTCTACTACGACGCCGCCGGGGTGTTCCACCGCCTCTCCTCCGCCACGAGGCTCCCGGTCGTCCCAGAGGTGTCATCGTCGACGTCGCCGGGAAGCTCCAGCGAGGGTTTGTGCGTAAAGGATGACTGCGGGAAGTGCGGCAGTAGCATGAGCACGAAGTCCGTCAGGTTCGCCGCCTCAACCGACAGCGACTGCAGGCCCAAGCCCGTCTCCCCTGC CCTTGAGGCCACGCTGGAGGAGGGGGAGGCGCCGGCGACGGAACCTGGCGCGGCGGCGGATGGCTGGTGCTGCTGGCCGTCGTTGTGGTGGCCAAGCTGCGCCTGCCGCGCCTGCGACTGCCGCTGCGGCGACTGCCGATGGTCCTGA
- the LOC127331915 gene encoding 1-aminocyclopropane-1-carboxylate synthase 3-like: MLNMLADEKPEPSLSEMARSAAHGEDSPYFAGWRAYDEDPYHPIVNPSGVIQMGLAENQVSFDLLEEYLREHQDCGGGFRQNIVFQDYHGLRSFRVAMASFMEQIRGGKARFDPDRIVLTAGATAANELLTFILANPGDALLVPTPYYPGFDRDLRWRTGVNIVPVRCDSSTGFQVTAGALQAAHEEAAAAGTCVRGVLITNPSNPLGTTVERAVLEDILDFVARNSIHLISDEIYSGSVFALPDLVSVAELVDERGDDGMAGRVHIVYSLSKDLGIPGFRVGVVYSYNDAVVAAARRMSSFTRVSSQTQRTLAAALSDTAFAARYIRANRDRLRERHDHVVAGLARAGVGCMRSNAGLFVWVDMREMLDEATVEGELRLWGRVMAETKLNVSPGSSCYCSEPGWFRVCFANMSLEILDVALRRMSCFMERWNRARQ, translated from the exons ATGTTGAATATGTTGGCggatgaaaaa CCTGAGCCCTCTCTATCGGAGATGGCGAGGTCGGCGGCGCATGGCGAGGACTCACCCTACTTCGCAGGGTGGAGAGCTTACGATGAGGACCCCTATCACCCCATCGTGAATCCATCAGGTGTCATTCAGATGGGCCTCGCAGAGAACCAG GTGTCGTTTGATCTCTTGGAGGAGTACCTGAGGGAGCACCAGGACTGCGGCGGCGGGTTCAGGCAGAACATCGTGTTCCAGGACTACCATGGCCTCAGATCATTCAGGGTGGCAATGGCGAGCTTCATGGAGCAGATAAGAGGTGGCAAGGCCAGGTTCGATCCGGACCGCATCGTCCTCACCGCCGGCGCCACCGCCGCCAACGAGCTCCTCACGTTCATCCTTGCTAACCCCGGCGACGCGCTCCTCGTCCCTACCCCATACTATCCAGG GTTTGACAGGGACCTGAGGTGGAGAACCGGCGTGAACATCGTCCCGGTGCGCTGCGACAGCTCCACGGGGTTCCAGGTGACCGCGGGCGCGCTCCAGGCCGCGCACGAGGAGGCCGCTGCGGCCGGGACGTGCGTCCGCGGCGTCCTCATCACCAACCCGTCGAACCCGCTCGGCACCACGGTCGAGAGAGCCGTCCTGGAGGACATCCTCGACTTCGTGGCGCGCAACAGCATCCACCTCATCTCCGACGAGATTTACTCCGGCTCAGTCTTTGCCTTGCCGGACCTGGTGAGCGTGGCCGAACTCGTGGACGAGCGCGGCGACGATGGCATGGCCGGCCGAGTCCACATCGTGTACAGCCTGTCCAAGGACCTCGGCATCCCGGGGTTCCGCGTCGGCGTGGTCTACTCGTACAACGACGCCGTCGTGGCCGCGGCGCGGCGCATGTCCAGCTTCACACGGGTCTCGTCGCAGACGCAGCGGACGCTCGCCGCGGCGCTCTCGGACACAGCCTTCGCCGCGCGGTACATCCGCGCCAACCGGGACCGGCTCCGGGAGCGGCACGATCACGTGGTGGCCGGGCTCGCGCGCGCCGGCGTCGGGTGCATGCGCAGCAACGCCGGGCTGTTCGTGTGGGTGGACATGCGCGAGATGCTGGACGAGGCGACGGTGGAAGGAGAGCTGAGGCTGTGGGGTCGGGTGATGGCCGAGACGAAGCTCAACGTCTCCCCGGGGTCGTCGTGCTATTGCTCGGAGCCTGGGTGGTTCAGAGTGTGCTTTGCCAACATGAGTTTGGAGATACTGGATGTTGCACTCCGAAGAATGAGTTGTTTCATGGAGAGATGGAACCGTGCAAGGCAATAG